A segment of the Synechococcus sp. MEDNS5 genome:
GGCCAGTACGGATGCTTGATTGCGCAGCACGCCCAACAGGTTGAGTCGATTGCGCCTTACTGAAGGATCGTCGGCCATCACCATCACACTCTCGGCCCCATCAAAGAAGGCTTCCAGGGTGCGGGCAGCACCCTGGAGTTTCTGAGCCAAGCCTTCGTAATCTCTTGCTAGAGCGAGTGGACTCAGAGCTTCGAGTTCCACCAGCAGCGCAGCTTCGCTTGCTGAATCGAAGAGTGCAGCATCCACGACGCCTTCAACAGAGAGACTCGAGTGAGGCAGATCACCTTTGTCGGCTAATCGGGTTGCACGCTGGACAACGGCCTGAAGATCTTGCAAACGTCCAGAATTGCGCAGATTTTTCAACAGCAGCAAGCGATCTCTCGCATCCACTGGATCCTCCAGCAAGCGGTCAGTACTGACCCCATCCCCGCTGACTGCCTGCACCAGATCGATCGGAAATCCATCCTCTTCGAACTGGGACACCATCCGCTGACAGAGGAGCTGTCCAAGATCCTCGGCCAGGACTGAGGCTTCAACCTTGAAATCTGGGAAACGCTCAACCCAGTGCGTTGCCGCGATTCCAAAGAGTGACTGGAGTGGAAGTCTCCAGCCTCGATTCCAGAGGATCTGAACAATTCCATTGCCTGCTCGCCGTAGGGCATAGGGGTCAGAGGATCCCGTCGGGCGCTGCCCCTTGGCAAAGATGCTCAACAGCAACTCGATCCGTTCCGCTAGAGCCAACAGGGCTCCTGCATCACTGGTTGGAGGAGCATCACCAGCACCAGCAGGCTGGTAGTGCTCTGCTACCGCCAGTGCCACTTCACGGGCTTCTCCTTCCTCAAGAAGGTATTTGCCGCCCATCAAACCCTGCAGCTCAGGGAATTCACCCACCATCTGGCAGACGAGATCGTGTTTGCATAGATGGGCAGCGCGTCTGGCATGGCTGGCGATGGTCCCCTCGAGTTGAAGCGAGAGAAGCAATTGATCCATGACCCAGCTGATCCGCTCGCTTCGGTCGAGAAGCGTTCCCAATCCCTCCGCAAACGTGACCCTTGCCAAGCTGAGTCGCCGTTGCTCACTGGACTGACGCCGATCCACGGTGAGGAAGAATTCGGCATCAGCCAGTCGGGCTCCAAGAACGCGTTGGTTACCGCTGACAATGGTGACTGAAGCGGAATCCAACCCATTGCCCACGAGAAGGAATTCCGGCTTGAGAACATTGCGGGCCTGAAGCTGCAGGGGGTCATCGACTGCCTGTCGATGCCGCAGCGGGACGTAACGCTGATGGGCCTTCATCACCGTGACAATCACTTCCGGTGGCAGCTCAAGGAAGCGATCCTCAATCTTGCCTTTTAGTACTGAAGGTGATTCAACAAGATCAACAAGCTCCTGAAACAGAGAGTCCGGGCAATCCGCTTGTCCACCACAGCGCTCGGACTCAAGCGCAATCGCAGCGCGGATGGTTTCAGCCCGTTGATCCCGGTTCACCATCACCCCAGCTCCATCCAGTTGTTCCAGAAGTTCCTCGGCGGACTTCACCTCCTTCAACGGTTGATGCAGACGATGACCACGGCTCCTACGACCACTGGTCACCACAGGATCAGCGGCATCCAGAGTTACAGGGATCACTGAGTCACCAAGCAGAACGACAAGCCAGCGAACCGGTCGACTGAAGCGCTGCTCACCACGCCCCCAGCGCATGAATCGACGGCCCTGAAGAACATCGATCCAACGGGGAACACACTCGCCGAGCAGAGCGGAACTGGGCTGGCCTGGGGTCTTGACCCGTGCGAATAAACAAGGGCCTTTCGGCGTGTCCTTGGGCTGGAGATCCTCTGGATCGACACCGCAGCGTTTGGCAAAACCGATGGCAGCAGGTCCAGGCCGGCCATCGACCAAAGCCTGGGAGACAGGTGGTCCTTTACGGTCTTCCTCCAGATCAGGCTGCGAATCGATCAGGTCCTTCACAACCACAAGCAGCCGACGCGGCGTTCCCGTCACCGACAGCTCACCGTGCGCGAGCCGCAAATCGTTGAGATCACTGTGAATCCTCTGCTCCAATTGCCGAAGGGCCGAGGGAACAAAATCGGCGGGCAGTTCTTCAGTGCCGATCTCAAGCAGAAACGTGTTCGCCACAGCACGCGGATAACCAAGAGTCGACTGTATTGGAAGCCGCTTCGCTAGCTTCAGTTGGTCGATGCAGCTCTTTGCCGGTGAGTCAGTCCAGTGTGGAATCCGCCACGGAATCAATCACTGCCAGGCTGCCGAAGGCTGAGCAACGCAAGCTTGACAGTCGTCATCTGCGGGATCCCCTGCTCGATGAACTCGCGAACGAACTCCCCTACTTCAGTGAAGACGCCCTTCAGTTGCTGAAATTCCACGGGAGCTACCAACAAGATGACCGGGATAAGCGAGAGAAAGGAAAAGACAAGACCTGGCAGATGATGCTGCGGCTACGTAGCCCTGCTGGTCGGATCCCTGCGCAGTTGTTCCTGGCCATGGATGACCTTTCCAATCGCCTGGGCGATGGAACACTGCGTGCCACGACACGTCAAGCCTTTCAGATGCATGGCATCCCGAAAGGAGATTTGAAAGAAGTGATTGGAACCATCGTCGAAAACATGGGCTCCACGCTGGCGGCCTGTGGAGATATCA
Coding sequences within it:
- the glyS gene encoding glycine--tRNA ligase subunit beta; translation: MANTFLLEIGTEELPADFVPSALRQLEQRIHSDLNDLRLAHGELSVTGTPRRLLVVVKDLIDSQPDLEEDRKGPPVSQALVDGRPGPAAIGFAKRCGVDPEDLQPKDTPKGPCLFARVKTPGQPSSALLGECVPRWIDVLQGRRFMRWGRGEQRFSRPVRWLVVLLGDSVIPVTLDAADPVVTSGRRSRGHRLHQPLKEVKSAEELLEQLDGAGVMVNRDQRAETIRAAIALESERCGGQADCPDSLFQELVDLVESPSVLKGKIEDRFLELPPEVIVTVMKAHQRYVPLRHRQAVDDPLQLQARNVLKPEFLLVGNGLDSASVTIVSGNQRVLGARLADAEFFLTVDRRQSSEQRRLSLARVTFAEGLGTLLDRSERISWVMDQLLLSLQLEGTIASHARRAAHLCKHDLVCQMVGEFPELQGLMGGKYLLEEGEAREVALAVAEHYQPAGAGDAPPTSDAGALLALAERIELLLSIFAKGQRPTGSSDPYALRRAGNGIVQILWNRGWRLPLQSLFGIAATHWVERFPDFKVEASVLAEDLGQLLCQRMVSQFEEDGFPIDLVQAVSGDGVSTDRLLEDPVDARDRLLLLKNLRNSGRLQDLQAVVQRATRLADKGDLPHSSLSVEGVVDAALFDSASEAALLVELEALSPLALARDYEGLAQKLQGAARTLEAFFDGAESVMVMADDPSVRRNRLNLLGVLRNQASVLARFDNIQT